A region of Antedon mediterranea chromosome 8, ecAntMedi1.1, whole genome shotgun sequence DNA encodes the following proteins:
- the LOC140057251 gene encoding vascular endothelial growth factor receptor 1-like isoform X1: MTCNYTLVSGDVLNQLVWFRAEDDGNTVGKNSLVSLVETSNGRYSLSNDKDLMISTVEVNDAGNYLCRIVTQNVQTADDYDELIVQYLDTPVVTPAQLSAKMDETAEFSTVPVGFPTPITITWIKDDVILDVSDMKKYPNSDATLTINNVNETDAGVYKCRVENAAYMGEEGKLSNTVKLITVAEFTTTSISSKSTIILSTEGPKSEGVCNSTGLVVGMTFVGVFIGFILCLLVGFIIIRKSNPKVPTSKNTNQSGQEYMTYVEETDKETNHTYQDLQKKDDNQAVYVNVKAKKDKNNIHV; this comes from the exons ATGACGTGTAATTATACACTTGTATCGGGGGATGTCTTGAATCAACTTGTTTGGTTCAGAGCAGAGGATGATGGTAATACAGTAGGAAAAAACTCTCTAGTCTCTTTAGTTGAAACAAGCAATGGTCGTTACAGCTTATCTAATGACAAGGATCTTATGATAAGTACTGTTGAAGTAAATGATGCAGGCAACTATCTGTGTAGAATTGTAACACAAAATGTTCAAACTGCTGACGACTATGATGAACTTATAGTTCAAT ATCTTGACACACCAGTTGTGACTCCAGCCCAATTGTCTGCCAAGATGGATGAAACAGCAGAGTTTTCTACTGTACCTGTTGGATTCCCAACACCAATTACCATCACATGGATCAAAGATGACGTCATACTTGATGTGTCTGACATGAAAAAATATCCAAATTCCGATGCAACATTAACGattaataatgtaaatgaaaCGGATGCAGGAGTTTATAAGTGTAGAGTAGAGAATGCTGCTTACATGGGAGAAGAAGGAAAACTTAGTAATACTGTTAAACTCATCACAGTAGCAG aatttacGACTACTTCTATATCCAGTAAGTCAACTATAA TTTTAAGTACAGAAGGTCCAAAGAGTGAAGGCGTGTGTAATTCAACTGGTCTTGTTGTTGGAATGACGTTTGTTGGTGTGTTCATTGGATTCATTCTCTGTTTGCTTGTGGGTTTTATTATCATCAGGAAATCAAATCCAAAG gtaCCGACATCGAAAAACACCAACCAATCAGGG CAAGAGTATATGACTTATGTTGAGGAGACAGATAAAGAAACAAACCATACATACCAAGATTTACAGAAGAAAGACGATAATCAAGctgtatatgtaaatgttaaagcaaaaaaagacaaaaataatatacatgtttaa
- the LOC140057089 gene encoding lachesin-like codes for MIRTVEVNDAGNYLCRIVTQNVQTAEDYDELIVQYLDTPVVTPAQLSVNIGETALFSTVHVGFPTPITITWIKDGKELDVSDIEKYPSSDATLTIKNVNEIDAGSYKCIAENAVYMGEEGKRSNTATLSIALTTTSFISSKSTT; via the exons ATGATAAGAACTGTTGAAGTAAATGATGCAGGCAACTATCTGTGTAGAATTGTAACACAAAATGTTCAAACTGCTGAAGACTATGATGAACTTATAGTTCAAT ATCTTGATACACCCGTTGTGACTCCAGCCCAATTGTCTGTCAATATTGGTGAAACAGCACTGTTTTCTACTGTACATGTTGGATTCCCAACACCAATTACCATCACATGGATCAAAGATGGCAAAGAACTTGATGTTTCTGATATAGAAAAGTATCCGTCTTCGGATGCAACATTAACGATTAAGAATGTAAATGAGATAGATGCAGGGAGTTATAAGTGTATAGCAGAGAATGCTGTTTACATGGGAGAAGAAGGAAAACGTAGTAATACTGCCACACTGTCAATAG
- the LOC140057251 gene encoding cell adhesion molecule 1-like isoform X2: MTCNYTLVSGDVLNQLVWFRAEDDGNTVGKNSLVSLVETSNGRYSLSNDKDLMISTVEVNDAGNYLCRIVTQNVQTADDYDELIVQYLDTPVVTPAQLSAKMDETAEFSTVPVGFPTPITITWIKDDVILDVSDMKKYPNSDATLTINNVNETDAGVYKCRVENAAYMGEEGKLSNTVKLITVAEFTTTSISSKSTIKGPKSEGVCNSTGLVVGMTFVGVFIGFILCLLVGFIIIRKSNPKVPTSKNTNQSGQEYMTYVEETDKETNHTYQDLQKKDDNQAVYVNVKAKKDKNNIHV, translated from the exons ATGACGTGTAATTATACACTTGTATCGGGGGATGTCTTGAATCAACTTGTTTGGTTCAGAGCAGAGGATGATGGTAATACAGTAGGAAAAAACTCTCTAGTCTCTTTAGTTGAAACAAGCAATGGTCGTTACAGCTTATCTAATGACAAGGATCTTATGATAAGTACTGTTGAAGTAAATGATGCAGGCAACTATCTGTGTAGAATTGTAACACAAAATGTTCAAACTGCTGACGACTATGATGAACTTATAGTTCAAT ATCTTGACACACCAGTTGTGACTCCAGCCCAATTGTCTGCCAAGATGGATGAAACAGCAGAGTTTTCTACTGTACCTGTTGGATTCCCAACACCAATTACCATCACATGGATCAAAGATGACGTCATACTTGATGTGTCTGACATGAAAAAATATCCAAATTCCGATGCAACATTAACGattaataatgtaaatgaaaCGGATGCAGGAGTTTATAAGTGTAGAGTAGAGAATGCTGCTTACATGGGAGAAGAAGGAAAACTTAGTAATACTGTTAAACTCATCACAGTAGCAG aatttacGACTACTTCTATATCCAGTAAGTCAACTATAA AAGGTCCAAAGAGTGAAGGCGTGTGTAATTCAACTGGTCTTGTTGTTGGAATGACGTTTGTTGGTGTGTTCATTGGATTCATTCTCTGTTTGCTTGTGGGTTTTATTATCATCAGGAAATCAAATCCAAAG gtaCCGACATCGAAAAACACCAACCAATCAGGG CAAGAGTATATGACTTATGTTGAGGAGACAGATAAAGAAACAAACCATACATACCAAGATTTACAGAAGAAAGACGATAATCAAGctgtatatgtaaatgttaaagcaaaaaaagacaaaaataatatacatgtttaa
- the LOC140057251 gene encoding cell adhesion molecule 1-like isoform X3: MTCNYTLVSGDVLNQLVWFRAEDDGNTVGKNSLVSLVETSNGRYSLSNDKDLMISTVEVNDAGNYLCRIVTQNVQTADDYDELIVQYLDTPVVTPAQLSAKMDETAEFSTVPVGFPTPITITWIKDDVILDVSDMKKYPNSDATLTINNVNETDAGVYKCRVENAAYMGEEGKLSNTVKLITVAEFTTTSISILSTEGPKSEGVCNSTGLVVGMTFVGVFIGFILCLLVGFIIIRKSNPKVPTSKNTNQSGQEYMTYVEETDKETNHTYQDLQKKDDNQAVYVNVKAKKDKNNIHV, from the exons ATGACGTGTAATTATACACTTGTATCGGGGGATGTCTTGAATCAACTTGTTTGGTTCAGAGCAGAGGATGATGGTAATACAGTAGGAAAAAACTCTCTAGTCTCTTTAGTTGAAACAAGCAATGGTCGTTACAGCTTATCTAATGACAAGGATCTTATGATAAGTACTGTTGAAGTAAATGATGCAGGCAACTATCTGTGTAGAATTGTAACACAAAATGTTCAAACTGCTGACGACTATGATGAACTTATAGTTCAAT ATCTTGACACACCAGTTGTGACTCCAGCCCAATTGTCTGCCAAGATGGATGAAACAGCAGAGTTTTCTACTGTACCTGTTGGATTCCCAACACCAATTACCATCACATGGATCAAAGATGACGTCATACTTGATGTGTCTGACATGAAAAAATATCCAAATTCCGATGCAACATTAACGattaataatgtaaatgaaaCGGATGCAGGAGTTTATAAGTGTAGAGTAGAGAATGCTGCTTACATGGGAGAAGAAGGAAAACTTAGTAATACTGTTAAACTCATCACAGTAGCAG aatttacGACTACTTCTATATCCA TTTTAAGTACAGAAGGTCCAAAGAGTGAAGGCGTGTGTAATTCAACTGGTCTTGTTGTTGGAATGACGTTTGTTGGTGTGTTCATTGGATTCATTCTCTGTTTGCTTGTGGGTTTTATTATCATCAGGAAATCAAATCCAAAG gtaCCGACATCGAAAAACACCAACCAATCAGGG CAAGAGTATATGACTTATGTTGAGGAGACAGATAAAGAAACAAACCATACATACCAAGATTTACAGAAGAAAGACGATAATCAAGctgtatatgtaaatgttaaagcaaaaaaagacaaaaataatatacatgtttaa